A region of Maribacter algicola DNA encodes the following proteins:
- a CDS encoding DinB family protein translates to MEAFFNELFDYNYYCNKRIIEQCIAMGETPEKTHKLFSHILNAHHGWNSRILGNTPDLSSWDLHDVKNWSDIHYENQRSSFEIITNADGFEKRIDYENSEGRLFTNTIKDILFHIINHSTNHRGQIAVDFRNNGLEPLVLDYVFYKR, encoded by the coding sequence ATGGAGGCATTTTTTAATGAGCTTTTTGATTACAATTATTATTGCAATAAGAGGATAATCGAACAATGCATAGCCATGGGGGAAACTCCGGAAAAGACACATAAACTTTTTAGCCACATCCTAAATGCGCATCATGGCTGGAATTCAAGAATTCTTGGGAATACCCCTGATTTAAGTTCTTGGGATTTGCACGATGTTAAGAATTGGAGCGATATCCATTACGAGAACCAAAGAAGCTCCTTTGAAATCATTACTAATGCGGACGGCTTCGAAAAACGAATTGATTATGAAAATTCAGAAGGGCGCTTGTTTACTAACACAATAAAGGATATTCTCTTTCATATAATTAATCATTCCACCAATCATAGGGGACAGATTGCAGTTGATTTCAGGAACAATGGCTTGGAGCCTTTGGTCTTGGACTATGTGTTCTATAAAAGATAG
- a CDS encoding sugar phosphate isomerase/epimerase family protein: MKRRNFISKTTVAGVGVTFLGAYACKQTKKEEGKTEEVEETSPAEPFFELSLAQWSIHRMIRENGVDPYTFAEKAKKWGFKGLEYVSQLYNPELSDADYSEEAMAAFVEKSNAEAKKHGMENVLIMIDGQGNLAVSDEAERNETVEKHKKWVDAAAAMGCHAIRVNLNGSDVPEEWIQNSVDGLTKLATYAKDKGINILVENHGGLSSNGELHSQVMEKVNMENVGTLPDFGNFCMTRKPDSWECEVSYDKYKGVKELMPYAKAVSAKSNVFDSNGNEENIDYVKMLQMVKDNGYTGYIGVEYEGNVLSEEEGIIATRDLLLKAAQKVV, encoded by the coding sequence ATGAAAAGAAGAAATTTTATTAGCAAGACCACAGTAGCTGGAGTAGGAGTCACTTTCTTAGGGGCCTATGCTTGTAAACAAACCAAAAAAGAGGAAGGGAAGACTGAGGAAGTTGAGGAAACAAGTCCGGCAGAGCCATTTTTTGAGCTATCCTTGGCACAATGGTCCATCCATAGAATGATCAGGGAAAACGGGGTAGACCCCTATACTTTTGCAGAGAAGGCAAAAAAATGGGGCTTCAAAGGCTTGGAATATGTAAGTCAATTGTATAATCCAGAACTTTCAGATGCGGATTACTCTGAAGAGGCCATGGCTGCCTTTGTAGAAAAGAGTAATGCCGAAGCTAAGAAACATGGTATGGAGAATGTTCTCATTATGATCGATGGTCAAGGCAATTTAGCTGTGAGTGACGAGGCCGAACGTAATGAAACCGTAGAAAAACACAAGAAATGGGTAGATGCGGCCGCCGCGATGGGATGCCATGCAATCCGGGTAAATCTCAATGGAAGTGATGTTCCAGAAGAATGGATTCAGAACTCCGTGGACGGATTGACGAAATTGGCCACGTATGCAAAAGATAAGGGCATTAATATTTTAGTGGAAAATCATGGAGGGCTCTCCTCAAACGGAGAACTGCATTCTCAGGTCATGGAAAAGGTGAATATGGAAAATGTGGGGACCTTGCCTGATTTTGGCAACTTTTGTATGACCAGAAAACCTGATAGCTGGGAGTGCGAAGTGTCTTATGACAAATATAAGGGTGTAAAAGAATTGATGCCGTATGCCAAGGCTGTAAGTGCAAAATCAAATGTATTCGATTCCAATGGTAATGAGGAAAACATTGATTATGTTAAGATGCTACAAATGGTAAAGGACAATGGTTATACCGGGTATATAGGGGTGGAATATGAAGGAAACGTACTCAGTGAGGAAGAAGGCATTATCGCGACCAGGGATTTACTGTTAAAAGCAGCTCAAAAAGTTGTTTAA
- a CDS encoding GMC oxidoreductase: protein MSKFYYNEEQESYDAIVVGTGISGGWAAKELCENGLKTLVLERGRMVKHIEDYETANMDPWDFPNGGVATKEIIAQQPKQHRTGYTTSQASHMWFVNDLEHPYNETKRFDWMRGYHLGGRSLQWGRQSYRWSDIDFTANQREGIAVDWPVRYKDIAPWYSKVENFIGVSGEALNLPQLPDSDFLPMMDLNCVEQHVREKVAENFDGRVITSGRVAHITGTKNFDGRSKCQFRNRCIRGCPFGAYFSSLSSTLPAAEATGNMTLRPDSIVHEIMYDPDTKRATGVKVIDRVTKEAYEFKAKVIFLCASAIASTSILMQSKSDRFPNGMGNDSDQLGRNIMDHHLGVGASGKFDGFEDKYYKGRKPNGVYIPRFRNLGGDSNRTDYKRGFGYQGGASRGNWEDIIAEMSHGKNLKDAITKPGGWTFGIGGFGEILPYEENRFTLDYDNTDQWGLPTVTFDAEFKENEYNMRKDMQESAVEMLEKAGLRDVVGHDNKESHAIGLGIHEMGTARMGRDPKTSVLNGNNAIHAVPNVYVTDGSFMTSASCVNPSLTYMAFTARAANHAAQELKKGTI from the coding sequence ATGAGTAAATTTTATTATAACGAGGAACAGGAATCGTACGATGCGATTGTTGTTGGTACTGGTATTAGCGGTGGTTGGGCCGCAAAGGAGTTATGTGAAAACGGTTTGAAAACCTTGGTTCTCGAAAGGGGTAGGATGGTGAAGCACATTGAAGACTACGAAACCGCGAACATGGACCCTTGGGATTTTCCAAACGGTGGCGTAGCTACCAAGGAGATTATAGCGCAACAACCAAAGCAGCACAGGACAGGGTACACTACAAGCCAGGCAAGCCATATGTGGTTTGTAAACGATTTGGAACACCCTTATAACGAAACCAAACGATTTGATTGGATGCGTGGTTACCACTTAGGCGGTCGTTCCCTACAATGGGGTAGGCAGAGTTATCGCTGGAGCGATATCGACTTTACAGCTAACCAAAGAGAGGGTATAGCTGTGGATTGGCCCGTTCGTTATAAAGACATCGCGCCATGGTATTCCAAAGTGGAGAATTTTATTGGTGTGAGTGGGGAAGCACTTAATCTTCCACAATTACCCGACAGTGATTTCCTTCCCATGATGGATTTGAACTGTGTGGAGCAACATGTTAGGGAAAAAGTAGCCGAAAATTTTGATGGACGTGTTATTACTTCCGGTAGGGTTGCACATATCACAGGTACTAAAAATTTCGATGGACGATCAAAATGTCAATTTAGGAATAGATGTATACGAGGTTGTCCTTTTGGCGCCTATTTCAGTAGCCTGTCATCAACTTTGCCAGCCGCAGAAGCCACAGGGAATATGACTCTTAGACCGGATTCAATCGTTCACGAAATTATGTATGATCCAGATACCAAAAGAGCCACAGGTGTTAAGGTCATAGACAGGGTAACCAAAGAGGCGTATGAATTTAAAGCGAAGGTGATCTTCCTATGTGCTTCTGCCATTGCCTCGACCTCTATTTTAATGCAATCAAAATCCGATAGATTCCCCAATGGTATGGGCAATGACTCGGATCAATTGGGCAGAAACATCATGGATCACCACCTTGGTGTAGGTGCTTCCGGTAAATTCGATGGTTTTGAGGATAAATATTATAAGGGCAGGAAGCCCAATGGTGTCTATATTCCAAGATTCAGAAATTTAGGAGGTGATTCCAATCGTACCGACTACAAGCGCGGTTTTGGATACCAAGGTGGCGCCAGTCGAGGAAACTGGGAGGATATAATCGCAGAAATGTCCCATGGTAAGAACTTAAAGGATGCCATTACGAAACCAGGCGGATGGACTTTTGGCATTGGTGGTTTTGGTGAAATCCTACCTTATGAGGAAAACAGATTTACCTTGGATTATGACAATACAGACCAATGGGGTCTACCAACGGTGACTTTTGATGCGGAATTCAAGGAGAACGAATATAACATGCGTAAGGACATGCAAGAGTCTGCCGTAGAGATGTTGGAAAAGGCAGGCCTTAGAGATGTTGTAGGACATGACAATAAGGAATCCCATGCCATAGGGCTCGGTATTCATGAAATGGGTACCGCAAGAATGGGTAGAGACCCAAAAACATCGGTACTTAATGGAAACAATGCCATACATGCCGTTCCCAATGTATATGTAACGGATGGGTCCTTTATGACCTCCGCAAGTTGTGTCAACCCGTCCTTGACCTATATGGCATTTACCGCAAGGGCCGCCAATCATGCAGCCCAAGAACTTAAAAAAGGAACTATATAA
- a CDS encoding gluconate 2-dehydrogenase subunit 3 family protein — protein sequence MDRRKALKNMGLAMGYTVATPTLLSIMQSCKGEPVATWAPHFFTTVEGGTLTKLVDVILPKTDTPSASELQVDIFIDKFAKDVMEKEQQDFLRMAMGKFTDKALQESGKSNAEDLTEEDLEPVLANSLKYSKEDEAKMFESITSYTEAVAEGKEATLDDETSRFAFANNLRGLAIWGYKTSEYVGEELMAYLPVPGEYIPCGDVQELTGGKAWSL from the coding sequence ATGGATAGAAGAAAAGCACTCAAAAATATGGGCCTTGCCATGGGTTATACCGTGGCAACGCCAACCCTTTTAAGTATTATGCAAAGTTGTAAAGGGGAACCGGTGGCTACTTGGGCACCTCATTTTTTTACCACTGTCGAAGGAGGGACACTTACCAAATTGGTAGATGTCATCCTTCCAAAGACGGATACCCCATCAGCTTCTGAACTACAAGTAGACATTTTCATTGACAAGTTTGCCAAAGATGTTATGGAAAAAGAACAGCAGGATTTCCTTAGAATGGCTATGGGTAAATTTACTGATAAAGCTTTACAGGAATCAGGTAAGTCAAATGCGGAAGACCTCACGGAGGAGGATTTAGAACCAGTGCTTGCAAATTCGTTGAAATATAGTAAGGAAGACGAAGCCAAAATGTTCGAGTCCATTACCTCCTACACAGAAGCTGTAGCCGAAGGAAAAGAAGCTACATTAGACGATGAAACTTCACGTTTCGCGTTTGCAAACAACTTACGAGGTCTCGCTATATGGGGTTACAAAACCTCCGAATATGTTGGTGAAGAACTAATGGCATACCTCCCAGTTCCAGGAGAATATATTCCTTGTGGTGATGTACAGGAATTAACAGGTGGAAAAGCTTGGTCCCTATAA
- a CDS encoding hydroxypyruvate isomerase family protein, protein MKRRDFVKNTALSSGVISLGGVFSYASKTHKMVSANSFNLKYAPHFGMFKHHAGENPIDQLNFMADQGFTAFEDNGLMNRDISMQTSIGETLAKRGMTMGVFVVDKGGNMANTLAAGKQEHLDIFLDGCRRAVEVAKRVNAKWMTVVPGGFERKLPLGVQDANVIEALKRASEIFEPHGLVMVLEPLSDSPDLYLQNSDQTYMICKAVDSPSCKILFDIYHMQKTEGNLIHNMGLTWDEIAYIQIGDNPGRNEPSTGEINYKNVFKFIHEKGFEGVLGMEHGNSREGKEGETAVIEAYKKVDQFL, encoded by the coding sequence ATGAAAAGGAGGGATTTTGTTAAAAATACGGCCCTTTCCAGTGGAGTTATTTCACTGGGCGGGGTCTTTTCCTATGCATCCAAAACCCACAAAATGGTATCAGCAAATAGTTTCAATCTTAAATACGCACCGCACTTTGGTATGTTCAAACACCACGCGGGCGAAAACCCTATCGATCAATTGAACTTTATGGCCGATCAAGGATTCACTGCTTTTGAAGATAATGGCCTTATGAACAGGGATATTTCCATGCAAACAAGCATTGGCGAAACCTTGGCCAAAAGAGGAATGACCATGGGCGTATTTGTAGTGGATAAAGGAGGTAATATGGCAAATACCTTGGCTGCCGGAAAACAGGAGCATTTGGATATCTTCTTGGACGGTTGCAGACGTGCCGTAGAGGTCGCCAAAAGGGTAAACGCAAAATGGATGACCGTGGTTCCGGGAGGTTTTGAAAGAAAACTACCTTTAGGTGTGCAGGATGCCAACGTTATAGAGGCTTTAAAACGGGCCTCGGAAATTTTTGAGCCCCATGGGCTCGTGATGGTCCTGGAGCCATTATCGGACTCACCTGACCTTTATTTACAGAACTCAGACCAAACCTACATGATTTGCAAAGCGGTGGATAGTCCCTCCTGTAAAATTCTCTTCGACATTTATCACATGCAAAAAACAGAAGGGAACCTAATCCATAATATGGGCCTTACTTGGGACGAAATCGCCTACATACAAATTGGGGACAATCCAGGTAGGAACGAACCCTCAACAGGTGAAATCAACTATAAGAACGTATTCAAGTTCATACATGAAAAGGGATTTGAGGGTGTTTTAGGTATGGAACACGGAAATTCGAGAGAAGGCAAAGAAGGGGAAACGGCTGTAATTGAAGCCTACAAGAAGGTAGACCAATTTCTATAG
- a CDS encoding LytR/AlgR family response regulator transcription factor, protein MLEAVIVDDEIKALQSLTWELTNFSEEIHVMASFTNPFEALEYLEKNTPDCLFLDIEMPTMDGFQFIQKLTNKNFPVVITTAYNQYAIKALKNEAIDYLLKPIDSDDLEDTISKIKKFNSKNLTAEKLEQILLNFNSRSSNKRITLNTDGKLLFLDSDEILYAESDGNYSTLFLTDGQKIVLTKKLKEVNQLLPEDCFFRIHNSYIINLNKIKEFLKTDGYVVLKSNHKIPVSRQKKSDFLDLL, encoded by the coding sequence ATGTTAGAAGCTGTAATCGTCGATGATGAAATAAAGGCACTCCAAAGTCTCACTTGGGAGCTCACCAATTTCAGTGAAGAAATTCATGTGATGGCGTCCTTTACCAACCCTTTTGAAGCTTTGGAATATTTGGAAAAAAATACGCCGGACTGTCTGTTCCTGGATATAGAAATGCCCACCATGGATGGTTTTCAATTCATCCAAAAACTGACGAACAAGAACTTTCCCGTGGTCATTACTACGGCCTATAACCAATATGCCATTAAAGCCCTAAAGAACGAGGCCATAGATTATCTATTGAAGCCTATCGATTCCGATGATTTGGAAGACACCATTTCCAAGATCAAAAAGTTCAACTCAAAGAATTTAACTGCTGAAAAACTGGAACAGATATTGCTAAATTTCAACTCTAGGTCTTCCAATAAACGAATTACACTGAACACGGACGGGAAATTGCTTTTTTTGGACAGTGATGAAATTCTGTATGCGGAGTCCGATGGCAATTACAGCACCCTATTTTTAACGGACGGCCAAAAAATTGTCCTTACAAAAAAATTGAAGGAAGTAAATCAGTTGTTGCCGGAAGATTGCTTTTTTAGAATTCACAATTCCTATATCATTAATTTAAACAAAATAAAGGAATTCCTTAAAACCGATGGATATGTGGTCTTAAAGTCCAATCATAAGATCCCTGTTTCCAGACAAAAGAAGTCGGACTTTCTTGATTTATTATGA
- a CDS encoding tetratricopeptide repeat protein, whose product MILSPFNNHWNPLSLKPSYLIRRFILFYGIVFSFQTALSQNISDEFKAKVNELIEEAPRTYANIDSILRNSRKDTLSMRFVIQASKKNSYPEGELYALNQLGRVYRDISNYPKALELFQQALKLSIESDNIEFRIYSLNMISVVYRRTEAIKSALDYSQEALELAETIKPEDRSTGIKRSINVSLNSIGNIYQLLEQYDLAIQKFKESMQLEKELGNKLGLAINHQNVGECYEAQGKLEPALENFQKSLSYNEEISSEKGKIICNYSIAHIYVHMKKMDEAMALLTSSLERAKVLGDQEIIATILNNLGWANLNIGDYTQAEIYLKEGLKIAKTYNYPSEVAEANKFLSELWMKKDDFKKAMDFYKESKKYEEQVTNNLNVRYVNDMIVRYEAEKQNDQLKSLEEEVKNQAITLRKNKTMLLVTFIGLALAAGILYILYRQYQLSSEKKLLTLEQTMLRSQMNPHFLFNSLNSIKLYIINNEKKNAVHYLNKFSKLVRKILEASSQREISLAEELETVELYMNIENIRFSNEIIFKINIANDIDVHAVKIPSLILQPFLENALWHGLSSKEGEKNIQLDVMKGREGFIKIAITDDGVGRDAAEKIKERKVLKRKSVGIDITKERLANFSKDYQNSFQVEIIDIYDDDNKPSGTKIMLHIPTI is encoded by the coding sequence ATGATTCTGTCACCATTTAATAATCATTGGAATCCCTTATCCTTGAAACCTTCTTATTTAATTAGAAGGTTTATCCTTTTTTATGGAATTGTTTTTTCATTCCAGACTGCCCTATCACAAAATATTTCAGATGAATTCAAAGCCAAAGTAAATGAGTTGATAGAAGAAGCGCCAAGAACATATGCTAATATAGACAGCATTCTAAGGAATTCCCGTAAAGACACCCTCTCAATGAGGTTCGTGATACAGGCCTCCAAGAAGAATAGTTATCCAGAAGGGGAATTGTATGCCCTTAATCAACTAGGTAGGGTCTACAGGGATATTTCCAACTATCCAAAAGCGCTTGAACTTTTTCAACAAGCTTTAAAACTTTCCATCGAATCTGACAATATAGAATTCAGGATCTATAGTCTTAATATGATCAGTGTGGTCTATAGGCGTACGGAAGCCATAAAATCCGCATTGGATTATAGCCAAGAAGCCCTTGAACTTGCAGAAACTATAAAACCGGAAGACCGCTCCACTGGTATAAAAAGAAGTATCAACGTATCCTTAAACTCCATTGGCAATATCTATCAATTGTTGGAACAATACGACCTGGCCATCCAAAAGTTTAAGGAATCCATGCAATTGGAGAAGGAACTGGGTAATAAATTAGGGCTTGCCATAAACCATCAAAACGTTGGGGAATGTTATGAAGCCCAGGGAAAGTTGGAGCCGGCCTTGGAGAACTTTCAAAAATCGCTCTCCTACAACGAAGAAATAAGCTCAGAAAAGGGAAAAATCATCTGTAACTACAGCATTGCCCATATCTATGTTCATATGAAAAAAATGGATGAGGCAATGGCACTGCTTACATCCTCCTTGGAACGGGCCAAAGTATTAGGTGATCAGGAAATCATAGCCACTATACTAAACAATCTTGGTTGGGCCAATTTGAACATCGGGGATTATACACAAGCGGAAATCTATTTAAAAGAAGGACTCAAAATAGCCAAAACCTATAATTACCCATCGGAAGTTGCGGAAGCCAACAAATTTCTTTCCGAATTGTGGATGAAAAAGGATGACTTTAAAAAGGCCATGGACTTTTATAAAGAATCCAAAAAATATGAAGAACAGGTAACCAATAATCTGAATGTTAGGTATGTAAACGATATGATCGTAAGGTATGAGGCAGAAAAGCAAAATGATCAGCTCAAATCCTTGGAAGAAGAGGTAAAGAACCAGGCCATAACCTTGAGAAAAAATAAGACCATGTTGCTGGTGACCTTCATTGGATTGGCCTTGGCGGCCGGAATTCTTTACATCCTATACAGACAATATCAATTAAGCAGCGAAAAGAAACTACTTACCTTGGAACAGACAATGTTGCGTAGCCAAATGAATCCCCATTTCCTTTTCAATTCACTGAATTCCATCAAACTATATATAATAAACAACGAAAAGAAAAACGCTGTCCATTACCTAAATAAATTCTCCAAATTGGTTCGAAAGATTTTGGAAGCCTCATCGCAACGTGAAATTTCTTTGGCCGAGGAATTGGAAACGGTCGAACTGTATATGAACATTGAAAATATTCGGTTTTCAAACGAGATTATTTTTAAAATAAATATTGCCAACGATATCGATGTTCATGCCGTAAAGATTCCTTCCCTGATACTTCAGCCATTTTTAGAAAATGCCCTTTGGCATGGACTCTCCTCCAAGGAAGGCGAAAAAAACATACAGCTCGATGTAATGAAAGGCCGGGAGGGTTTTATAAAGATTGCCATTACCGATGATGGGGTAGGGCGCGATGCGGCAGAAAAAATCAAGGAACGTAAAGTCCTTAAAAGAAAATCAGTGGGTATTGATATTACGAAAGAACGATTGGCTAATTTTTCCAAGGATTATCAAAATTCCTTTCAGGTAGAGATCATAGATATCTACGACGATGACAATAAACCATCAGGTACCAAGATCATGCTGCACATTCCAACTATCTGA
- a CDS encoding DUF3109 family protein — translation MFQLGKTIVSEEIIENDFVCNLNACKGACCVDGDAGAPLEEKETEILVDIYSKVKPFLRPEGITVIESEGAFVKGEDGEWETPLINGSECAYVTFDERNIAKCGIEEAYNQGKIKWKKPVSCHLYPVRIKEYTALTAVNYHKWHICDPACSLGEELKVPIYKFVKDALIRKFGKDWYDELEQVAADFLR, via the coding sequence ATGTTCCAATTAGGAAAAACCATTGTATCCGAAGAGATCATTGAAAACGACTTTGTTTGCAACCTAAATGCCTGCAAGGGCGCATGTTGTGTGGACGGTGATGCCGGTGCACCTTTGGAAGAAAAGGAAACGGAGATCTTAGTGGATATTTATTCCAAGGTAAAACCTTTTTTAAGGCCCGAAGGTATCACCGTAATCGAAAGTGAAGGTGCCTTTGTGAAAGGTGAGGACGGAGAATGGGAAACCCCGCTTATAAATGGAAGCGAATGTGCCTATGTAACCTTTGATGAAAGGAATATAGCCAAATGTGGGATTGAGGAAGCCTATAACCAGGGAAAGATCAAGTGGAAAAAACCTGTTTCCTGTCACCTGTATCCCGTAAGGATTAAGGAGTATACAGCCCTAACAGCGGTAAACTATCATAAATGGCATATCTGTGACCCAGCCTGTAGCTTAGGTGAAGAATTAAAAGTACCCATTTACAAATTTGTCAAGGACGCGTTGATACGGAAATTTGGAAAGGATTGGTACGACGAATTGGAGCAAGTAGCTGCCGATTTCCTCAGATAG
- a CDS encoding MarC family protein — protein MTFHFNLREIATASMVLFAVIDILGSIPIIIGLRKKVGHIQSEKASIVAACIMVAFLFLGEEILNLIGIDVNSFAVAGSFIIFFLAIEMILGITIYKDDEPESASIVPIAFPLIAGAGTLTSLLSLRAEYYVENIIISIIINIIFVYLVLKSSVKLEKILGKGGVNIIRKVFGVILMAIAVKLFAANINELFNR, from the coding sequence ATGACGTTCCATTTTAATTTAAGGGAAATTGCAACGGCGAGCATGGTATTATTCGCCGTAATCGATATACTTGGTAGTATTCCGATCATCATAGGCCTACGTAAAAAAGTGGGGCATATCCAATCCGAAAAAGCATCGATCGTAGCGGCATGTATCATGGTCGCCTTTTTATTTTTGGGTGAAGAAATCTTAAACCTTATTGGTATCGATGTAAACTCATTTGCAGTGGCGGGTTCGTTCATTATTTTCTTTCTCGCTATTGAAATGATCCTGGGCATCACCATCTACAAGGACGACGAACCGGAAAGTGCCTCCATTGTACCTATAGCCTTTCCTTTGATCGCTGGTGCCGGTACTCTAACATCATTGCTCTCCCTAAGAGCCGAGTATTATGTTGAGAATATCATTATATCCATCATAATTAATATAATCTTTGTATATCTCGTACTCAAATCCTCCGTCAAGCTTGAAAAAATCTTGGGCAAAGGCGGGGTCAACATAATTAGAAAAGTCTTTGGTGTCATATTAATGGCCATTGCGGTTAAACTCTTCGCGGCCAATATTAACGAACTTTTCAATCGATAA
- a CDS encoding S41 family peptidase, producing the protein MKNKYTYLLPTIIALALAIGIFVGGKLNFNDSPEKLFTTNSKKDKLNRLIDYIDYEYVDDVNTDSIVDVTVNSILEKLDPHSVYIPEKEMTRVAENMKGDFVGIGINFYPYRDTISVIRAIKDGPSFVKGIKPGDRILMADNDTLYGKNMPSDLIVQKLKGKEGTPVNLRVYRKSEDRIFDVTVTRGVVPIKSVESYYMLSDDIGYIKVNRFAESTYDEFKSALEELRNVGAQKLVLDLRDNPGGYLNIAEQMADEFLEDNKLILFTKNKKGKIDKTYATGRGSFEDKPIYVLINERSASASEIVAGALQDNDIGTIVGRRSFGKGLVQREMALGDGSAVRLTVSRYYTPTGRSIQKSYANGNKDYYERFTDRYHNGEMVSVDSIKVADSLKFTTPKGKIVYGGGGIIPDEFVPIGSNEEEAVESMDSLGFLSFFVFEHLDENRDLYKDYTAEEYFRYFRVDDILFEKFVDYSLARNLKMNFYDFEDSIKLYLKASLAEQLFDANMHAKIKSVKDAMLLKVLELDNPTIKQADAAAIESQN; encoded by the coding sequence ATGAAGAACAAGTATACATATCTTTTGCCTACCATAATCGCCCTGGCCTTGGCCATAGGAATTTTTGTAGGCGGTAAGCTTAACTTCAATGACAGCCCAGAAAAATTATTCACCACCAATTCCAAAAAGGACAAGCTTAATAGATTGATCGATTATATCGACTATGAGTACGTGGATGACGTAAACACGGATAGCATCGTAGATGTTACGGTAAACAGTATTCTTGAAAAACTAGACCCCCATTCCGTTTATATTCCAGAAAAGGAGATGACCCGCGTTGCGGAGAACATGAAGGGTGATTTTGTAGGTATAGGTATTAATTTCTATCCGTACAGGGATACCATATCCGTTATTCGTGCGATAAAGGATGGACCCAGTTTCGTAAAGGGAATAAAGCCCGGAGACCGAATCCTAATGGCCGATAATGATACACTTTACGGTAAGAACATGCCCAGTGATTTGATCGTTCAGAAACTAAAGGGAAAGGAAGGTACCCCTGTTAACCTTAGGGTGTATCGAAAATCAGAGGATAGGATATTTGACGTAACGGTGACCAGGGGGGTAGTACCCATTAAAAGTGTGGAATCCTATTATATGCTCTCCGATGATATAGGTTATATAAAGGTGAACAGATTTGCAGAGTCCACCTACGATGAATTTAAATCAGCCTTGGAAGAACTTCGAAACGTAGGTGCCCAAAAATTGGTATTAGACCTTCGTGACAATCCCGGGGGCTATTTGAACATTGCAGAGCAAATGGCGGACGAATTCTTGGAGGACAACAAACTTATATTGTTCACCAAGAACAAAAAAGGGAAAATAGACAAAACGTATGCCACAGGTAGGGGAAGTTTTGAGGATAAACCTATATATGTCCTTATCAATGAGCGTTCCGCTTCCGCTAGTGAAATCGTGGCAGGTGCGCTTCAGGATAATGACATAGGTACTATTGTGGGCAGAAGATCTTTTGGAAAGGGTTTGGTACAGCGTGAAATGGCCTTGGGCGATGGATCGGCCGTTCGATTGACCGTTTCCCGATACTACACCCCTACCGGTAGAAGCATTCAGAAAAGCTATGCCAATGGCAACAAGGATTATTATGAACGATTTACGGATAGATACCACAACGGCGAGATGGTATCCGTGGATAGCATAAAAGTGGCCGACTCCTTAAAGTTCACAACTCCTAAAGGTAAAATAGTCTATGGTGGAGGTGGTATCATACCTGATGAATTCGTACCTATTGGCTCCAATGAGGAGGAGGCCGTTGAGAGTATGGATAGCTTGGGATTTTTATCCTTTTTTGTATTCGAACATCTTGATGAGAACAGAGACTTGTACAAGGATTATACGGCGGAAGAGTATTTCAGGTATTTTAGGGTGGACGACATCCTTTTTGAAAAGTTTGTGGATTATTCCTTGGCCAGAAACCTCAAAATGAATTTTTATGATTTTGAGGATAGCATAAAATTATATCTTAAAGCTTCTTTGGCGGAGCAATTGTTCGATGCCAATATGCATGCTAAAATAAAGAGTGTAAAGGATGCTATGCTGTTAAAGGTATTGGAACTTGACAATCCCACCATTAAACAAGCGGATGCGGCCGCTATCGAGTCGCAAAATTAA
- a CDS encoding deoxycytidylate deaminase: MNKSKQEKYDKAYLRMAKEWGKLSYCKRRQVGAIIVKDRMIISDGYNGTPTGFENFCEDEEGYTKWYVLHAEANAILKVASSTQSCQGATLYITLSPCRECSKLIHQSGIKRVVYQITYKDDSGLNFLKRAGVELEYMPQIDD, encoded by the coding sequence ATGAACAAATCGAAACAGGAAAAATACGACAAGGCCTATTTAAGGATGGCCAAGGAGTGGGGAAAACTCTCATATTGTAAACGTAGGCAGGTAGGGGCCATCATCGTCAAGGATCGTATGATCATTTCAGATGGCTATAACGGAACACCTACCGGTTTTGAGAATTTTTGCGAGGATGAGGAAGGATACACCAAGTGGTATGTACTCCATGCTGAGGCGAATGCCATTTTAAAAGTGGCTTCCTCAACACAAAGCTGTCAGGGTGCCACTTTATACATAACCCTGTCACCTTGCAGGGAATGTAGCAAGTTGATTCACCAATCTGGCATAAAACGTGTTGTATATCAGATAACGTATAAGGACGATTCAGGGCTTAACTTTTTGAAAAGGGCCGGGGTGGAGCTTGAATATATGCCACAAATAGATGATTGA